A section of the Paenibacillus odorifer genome encodes:
- a CDS encoding ABC transporter ATP-binding protein: MNEGIIIDNLRKVYRVPVREHGLKHAFKSLIKMEYNEVEAVKGIDLRVEPGEIVGFIGPNGAGKTTTLKMLSGILYPTSGNISVYGFKPWERQHKFLRNISMVMGNKSTLTWDITVEDSFFVMKEIYGVSDADFKQRLNELKELLDIGHLLKNQARNLSLGERSKCELTAALLHQPRVLFLDEPTLGLDVSMQLRLRSFIKEYNQKHETTILLTSHYMEDISSLCKRVVLINQGKLLYDGSLEQLSGKIAPYRILKVSFMDEDVTGTIEELKEKFTDSLQVMELAESYVLFKIQKEAVPEIVSEIFNSYCIGNVTINDAPIDSVIDEVYREGRLL; the protein is encoded by the coding sequence ATGAACGAGGGCATTATTATTGATAATCTGAGAAAGGTCTATCGCGTCCCTGTAAGAGAACATGGGTTAAAGCATGCGTTCAAAAGTCTGATCAAAATGGAATACAACGAAGTTGAGGCGGTAAAAGGTATCGACCTCAGGGTTGAGCCGGGAGAAATTGTCGGGTTCATCGGACCTAACGGCGCGGGAAAGACAACCACGCTGAAGATGCTCTCCGGTATCCTGTATCCGACATCAGGCAACATTTCCGTCTATGGCTTCAAACCGTGGGAACGCCAACATAAGTTTCTGCGCAACATCAGTATGGTAATGGGGAACAAATCGACGTTAACCTGGGATATTACGGTCGAGGACTCTTTCTTTGTGATGAAGGAAATATACGGAGTCTCTGATGCTGATTTTAAACAAAGACTCAACGAGCTAAAAGAACTACTGGATATAGGGCATCTGCTTAAGAATCAGGCACGGAATCTCTCTTTGGGAGAACGCTCCAAGTGTGAATTAACAGCAGCGTTGTTACATCAGCCACGTGTATTGTTTTTGGATGAGCCTACTTTGGGGCTGGATGTTAGCATGCAGCTGCGGCTTCGCAGTTTTATCAAGGAGTATAACCAAAAACATGAGACAACCATCCTGCTTACCAGTCACTATATGGAGGATATTTCTTCCCTTTGTAAACGGGTTGTGCTGATCAATCAAGGCAAGCTGTTATACGACGGATCTCTGGAGCAGCTGAGCGGTAAAATAGCTCCCTACCGCATTCTCAAAGTCAGTTTTATGGATGAAGACGTAACGGGCACAATTGAAGAGCTAAAGGAGAAGTTTACTGACAGCTTGCAGGTCATGGAGCTTGCGGAAAGCTACGTATTGTTTAAGATTCAGAAGGAAGCTGTACCTGAGATTGTTTCAGAAATCTTTAATAGCTATTGCATTGGAAATGTAACAATCAATGATGCTCCAATCGATTCGGTAATTGATGAAGTGTATCGAGAGGGGAGGCTCCTTTGA
- a CDS encoding ABC transporter permease — protein sequence MNFRGGFALIRRTMFGFMAEKGFFWTLTLGWMMGPIIYMFVWTVAAGDGSITGFTQQDFVRYYILLILVNQLTYPTSHWTVGDQIYGGKMSIVLLRPISPFYDVVASDLAVKIVCMPFVIFVAGVAAIFLNFRLAISGLDLLVAVYLLLMAQIIRFMLAYTLSLFAFFTNKIKSLLSINDTLVFLLAGQVAPSSLLPGFMQDISDYLPFQYMISFPIEFSLGKLDHSQLVFGIIVQFIWAVVIILCNRLVWKKGIRAYMAVGG from the coding sequence TTGAATTTTCGCGGAGGCTTTGCGCTGATACGTAGGACTATGTTCGGGTTTATGGCTGAGAAAGGTTTCTTCTGGACATTGACGCTTGGTTGGATGATGGGACCTATCATCTATATGTTTGTTTGGACCGTTGCTGCGGGAGATGGAAGCATAACCGGGTTCACTCAGCAGGATTTTGTGAGGTATTATATTCTGTTAATTCTTGTGAACCAGCTGACCTACCCTACATCACACTGGACGGTCGGCGATCAAATCTATGGCGGCAAGATGTCGATTGTATTATTGAGGCCGATATCGCCTTTTTACGATGTGGTTGCATCAGATTTGGCTGTCAAAATCGTCTGTATGCCTTTTGTTATATTTGTTGCCGGTGTGGCTGCCATTTTTTTGAACTTCAGACTGGCTATATCCGGTCTGGACTTGCTGGTGGCCGTTTATCTTCTTCTCATGGCTCAAATAATCAGATTTATGCTGGCCTATACACTTTCCCTGTTTGCATTTTTCACCAATAAAATCAAGTCCTTGCTTTCTATTAATGACACCCTGGTATTTTTGCTGGCCGGACAGGTAGCGCCTTCGTCGTTGCTTCCGGGATTTATGCAGGATATCTCGGATTATTTGCCTTTTCAATATATGATCAGCTTTCCGATAGAGTTTTCCCTTGGAAAGTTGGATCATTCACAGCTTGTTTTTGGCATAATTGTTCAATTCATTTGGGCGGTCGTTATCATATTATGTAACCGTTTAGTGTGGAAAAAAGGGATTCGTGCATACATGGCCGTGGGAGGGTAG
- a CDS encoding ABC transporter permease codes for MLRYMRLLRLFFSTALLKEASFRGDFLIKILYTAINLTGTIGGIAILFSNTNSLNSWTFADTLALSGVYYFILAMKNLFVGPSLGSLAGMEGELWTGGFDLTLLKPIETQFYVSTRYWSPLNLFDVMVGVAVMVLGVSQMQEAIGISTCLMFVWAICNALLLLYSILLLLSSLAFWYAGSPMLSIFDSIMQMGRFPVNVYQKPIQLALTWIVPVAFIVSIPAEALVGRVSLSYLFGGSLLAAVLLMLASAFFKRAVKKYASASS; via the coding sequence ATGCTGAGATATATGCGTTTGCTGAGATTGTTTTTCTCTACAGCGCTTCTAAAGGAAGCGTCATTCCGCGGTGACTTTCTAATCAAAATTTTGTATACCGCAATTAATTTAACCGGGACGATTGGCGGGATCGCGATCCTCTTTTCCAACACAAATTCGCTTAACAGTTGGACTTTTGCGGATACGCTGGCATTATCGGGCGTGTACTATTTTATTTTGGCAATGAAAAATCTATTTGTTGGTCCAAGCCTTGGCTCATTAGCCGGGATGGAAGGGGAGCTATGGACTGGAGGATTTGATTTAACGCTGCTCAAACCGATTGAGACCCAGTTTTATGTGAGCACGAGATACTGGTCTCCGCTTAATCTGTTTGATGTTATGGTGGGAGTAGCGGTGATGGTGCTGGGCGTTTCTCAAATGCAAGAAGCGATAGGAATATCCACTTGTCTGATGTTTGTATGGGCCATTTGCAATGCTTTACTGCTGTTGTACTCAATACTGCTGTTATTAAGCTCTTTGGCGTTTTGGTATGCCGGAAGTCCGATGTTGAGTATATTCGACAGTATCATGCAGATGGGTAGATTTCCGGTCAATGTATATCAGAAACCAATCCAATTGGCGCTTACCTGGATCGTTCCTGTCGCCTTTATCGTTTCCATTCCTGCAGAAGCATTAGTGGGCAGGGTAAGCCTGTCCTATTTATTCGGAGGCAGCTTGCTAGCTGCGGTTTTGCTAATGTTAGCCAGTGCGTTTTTTAAACGAGCAGTGAAAAAATATGCAAGTGCTTCTAGCTGA
- a CDS encoding class I adenylate-forming enzyme family protein, whose amino-acid sequence MNTSSILDLIYFNCSNNPGLTAIDYEGSTITYEELRQELEHSSEKLDLAGIRPGHRVALAVADKSAFIMLWLACWHTGAVPIPFEPVKNLPELERMHSSSHCQYLICDLIDSEGSSQLELVLRVPMFIFRTATLFLQADKQSDEDIALNFYTSGTTGPPKCVQFSHRAIYNNVMAICRGLEITANDKLFTPISPWLPATLTTVVLPALCAGATLIMSKGTMPARICEQINRKEVTILFAVPYMYALLNESVVSSSSVAWDKVRLCISCSAHLDAATFKDFYKLSGKSIRSLFCSSEGGAIAYNPSNEQELIRDSVGQPHLGVSIRLLDPEGHEVAHGEEGEIWVSGAHISCGYYGQPELQAEVFQQGWVRTGDLGRLDEAGYLYLSGRLSDNINVGGHLVNPAEIEQVLLLHNGIKEALVYGVSDKYYGSKLIAEIVPLDAQVSADDIIRFCSARLAAYKVPRVIKWTDNIPKGRYGKKLRNQNQAASHILTP is encoded by the coding sequence GTGAACACTTCTTCCATATTGGATTTGATCTATTTCAATTGCTCGAATAATCCAGGGCTTACGGCCATTGATTATGAAGGATCAACGATCACTTATGAAGAGCTACGGCAGGAACTGGAGCACAGTAGTGAGAAGCTGGATCTCGCGGGGATCCGGCCCGGGCACAGAGTTGCCTTAGCCGTTGCAGACAAATCTGCTTTTATCATGCTGTGGCTTGCATGCTGGCATACGGGAGCCGTTCCGATCCCATTTGAACCTGTGAAGAACTTACCGGAACTGGAGAGAATGCACTCGTCAAGCCATTGTCAGTATTTAATTTGCGATCTAATTGATTCGGAGGGCAGCAGTCAGCTTGAGCTCGTACTCAGAGTACCGATGTTTATTTTTAGGACTGCAACGCTTTTTTTACAGGCAGATAAGCAGTCTGATGAAGATATTGCTTTGAATTTTTATACCTCAGGAACGACTGGACCGCCTAAATGCGTACAGTTTAGCCATCGGGCCATCTACAATAATGTAATGGCCATCTGTAGAGGGCTTGAAATTACTGCAAACGACAAGCTGTTCACACCGATTTCGCCGTGGCTGCCCGCGACGCTAACCACTGTAGTCCTACCGGCCCTCTGTGCCGGTGCTACATTAATCATGTCGAAGGGAACAATGCCTGCTAGAATTTGCGAGCAGATCAATCGCAAAGAGGTAACGATTCTTTTTGCGGTTCCCTATATGTATGCCTTGCTTAATGAGTCAGTCGTGTCATCGTCAAGTGTAGCTTGGGATAAAGTGAGACTGTGCATCAGCTGCTCTGCTCATCTGGACGCAGCGACTTTTAAGGACTTTTATAAGCTGTCGGGCAAGTCTATCCGTTCATTGTTCTGTTCATCCGAAGGTGGGGCAATTGCCTATAATCCTTCAAATGAGCAAGAACTGATCAGAGATTCGGTGGGACAGCCACATCTGGGAGTTTCTATTCGGCTGCTTGACCCGGAGGGGCACGAGGTTGCTCATGGAGAGGAAGGAGAGATATGGGTCAGCGGCGCTCATATATCGTGCGGGTATTACGGGCAGCCCGAGTTGCAGGCAGAGGTCTTTCAACAGGGTTGGGTACGTACGGGTGATCTGGGAAGGTTGGATGAGGCTGGGTATCTGTATTTGTCGGGACGGCTTTCTGATAACATCAATGTCGGCGGACATTTGGTAAATCCGGCAGAGATTGAACAAGTCCTGCTGCTCCATAACGGCATTAAAGAAGCACTTGTATATGGTGTTTCCGATAAATACTATGGCAGCAAGCTGATTGCGGAGATCGTGCCGCTGGATGCCCAGGTATCAGCCGATGATATTATCAGATTCTGTTCAGCGAGACTTGCGGCATATAAGGTGCCGAGAGTAATCAAGTGGACGGATAACATTCCCAAGGGTCGCTATGGGAAGAAGCTGAGAAATCAGAATCAAGCAGCCAGTCACATCCTGACGCCATGA
- a CDS encoding NAD-dependent epimerase/dehydratase family protein, producing MTGCSGFIGSRLTSSLLEQGHAVRGLVLPKEKGVGETLAELGMELWVGDVLNPETMDGIGEDIDVVYHLAGKHSGSVSRMRQLYVEGTRNLLDQLLRSGTYGKFIVASNGAVYGSDNVCVADESALCHPVHPFGRITLEMERLVQQYCTHAKFSYIILRIAEVYGPLEHNYIRQLMRCTQMLGNGRSYSSKVHIDDVISMMQLAWSNLAVQEIYNVSDDLPLTQEELIKEVRKYAQLSEIQWISPEAVTDRIRLSIHGLRALSVRMGNEKIKKNADVRLAYPTYAHAIPYLIEEMSNRSEVNSL from the coding sequence GTGACAGGTTGCAGCGGTTTTATCGGGAGCAGGTTAACAAGCAGTTTACTGGAACAGGGACATGCTGTCAGAGGGCTTGTATTGCCGAAGGAAAAAGGCGTTGGCGAAACACTTGCAGAATTGGGTATGGAACTGTGGGTAGGCGACGTTCTGAACCCTGAAACGATGGATGGCATAGGGGAGGATATTGATGTCGTCTATCATCTTGCCGGCAAACATTCTGGTTCTGTGTCCCGGATGAGGCAGCTGTATGTAGAGGGGACGCGGAATCTGCTGGACCAACTTTTGCGCAGCGGAACGTATGGCAAGTTCATTGTGGCAAGTAATGGGGCTGTATATGGAAGCGACAACGTTTGTGTGGCCGATGAATCTGCACTGTGCCATCCCGTTCATCCATTTGGAAGAATTACACTCGAAATGGAGCGGCTGGTCCAGCAATACTGCACCCATGCGAAATTTTCTTATATCATTCTCAGGATCGCTGAAGTGTACGGCCCGCTTGAGCATAATTATATCCGGCAATTAATGCGCTGCACTCAGATGCTGGGGAACGGGCGCAGTTATTCATCTAAAGTGCATATTGATGATGTTATTTCAATGATGCAGTTGGCCTGGAGTAATCTTGCTGTTCAAGAGATTTATAACGTGAGTGATGATCTTCCTCTAACACAGGAGGAATTGATAAAAGAGGTTCGGAAATATGCTCAACTGTCTGAAATACAATGGATTTCTCCTGAGGCTGTCACTGATCGTATCAGACTAAGTATACATGGTTTACGCGCCCTTTCCGTACGTATGGGAAACGAAAAGATAAAAAAGAATGCCGATGTACGGCTGGCATACCCTACTTACGCCCATGCGATTCCTTATTTAATCGAAGAAATGTCCAATAGAAGCGAGGTGAATAGTTTGTGA
- a CDS encoding glycosyltransferase has translation MSPPRIMLLPSPPSSGSVGSVSKTLGIAKVLQSQGCTVSFVIGGKLADFVRANGFQVYDYPIPLPSGNSGDVRSAADYVEWTGMAESGFIRQAVEAELKAIQAFKPNAIFAESRPSASISAAVAQIPALMIASWPSHPAFPANLQYPGSAKAIAAFNEVLADYSLDSVSNLAELLFSRATIKMAPTLPELEPELAGLKECDFAGYILDLEARQSSNLQWHPDWQGKPLIFIYLSVSAIPPLIYIELVKEIFDKQPYRVACLCGFHYELKVLPDHTDNIQFHWFIPAAEIMPEAALVIFHGGQDTMLTTMLHGLPSITVPGQHFERDYNCTQLQNLGLTYKLPVQAFRPSRIRKIVETALNDNLAELRGHYRSKLRTLSGTENCCAALIALAQKNSWQV, from the coding sequence GTGAGTCCGCCAAGAATTATGCTTCTTCCAAGCCCCCCTAGCTCCGGTTCTGTAGGATCAGTGAGCAAAACGCTGGGCATTGCCAAGGTTCTGCAAAGCCAAGGTTGCACGGTCAGCTTTGTGATTGGCGGCAAGCTTGCTGACTTTGTCCGAGCCAACGGCTTTCAGGTTTATGACTATCCGATTCCGCTTCCTTCAGGGAATTCCGGAGATGTTCGCAGTGCTGCCGATTATGTAGAGTGGACAGGGATGGCAGAATCGGGCTTTATTCGTCAAGCGGTTGAGGCTGAACTGAAGGCGATACAGGCTTTTAAACCCAACGCCATATTTGCCGAGTCTCGTCCGAGTGCTTCCATTTCAGCTGCCGTGGCCCAGATTCCCGCTTTGATGATTGCGAGCTGGCCAAGCCATCCAGCCTTCCCGGCCAACCTACAGTATCCGGGATCTGCCAAAGCTATCGCCGCTTTTAATGAGGTGTTGGCGGATTATTCACTGGATTCTGTTTCCAATCTGGCTGAATTATTATTTTCAAGAGCAACAATTAAAATGGCACCGACACTACCGGAACTGGAGCCGGAGCTGGCTGGGTTGAAGGAGTGCGATTTCGCCGGTTACATTCTGGATTTGGAGGCAAGACAATCTTCAAATCTGCAGTGGCATCCGGACTGGCAGGGCAAGCCGCTAATTTTTATTTATTTAAGCGTTAGTGCCATTCCCCCTTTAATTTATATTGAGCTGGTCAAAGAGATCTTTGACAAGCAACCCTACCGTGTTGCCTGTTTATGCGGATTTCATTATGAGCTTAAGGTGCTTCCTGACCATACCGACAATATTCAATTCCATTGGTTTATCCCGGCTGCTGAAATTATGCCGGAAGCAGCTCTGGTAATCTTTCATGGCGGACAAGATACTATGCTTACGACAATGCTTCATGGACTTCCGAGCATAACCGTTCCCGGTCAACATTTTGAACGGGACTATAATTGTACGCAGCTCCAAAATCTTGGTCTCACTTATAAGCTACCCGTTCAAGCATTCAGACCAAGCCGTATCCGTAAGATTGTTGAGACAGCGTTGAACGATAATTTGGCTGAGCTTCGCGGGCATTATAGGTCCAAGCTGAGGACTTTAAGCGGAACTGAGAATTGCTGTGCTGCATTGATCGCACTGGCACAAAAAAATAGCTGGCAGGTGTAA
- a CDS encoding peptidase U32 family protein, with translation MKISVPYNGDIQLIDELGGYEYISCFFGGSSQEGCGSGRSAAAMPISTRSDIEQAVKRAHMYNKEFNYLMNSSCLGNREYEDEGYRQIVDQMDWAAEIGVDWITLANQLLVDICRRRHPEIKVSLSSFAVVESVERAKYFDSMGVKEITVRENIARDFRLLERIQNSVECEIQVIVNQTCLYECPMQVYHDNVMSHGSSNRGTDNQSFMDYCSVKCTYEKFNDPGNIMKARWIRPEDLAEYEKIGIHRFKLTDRSKSTAWLLQAAKAYHDRQYPGNLADILNIVHTNHRRTAGAVTREKAFFSRQTQQSRQSIRALTLLDVYIDNSKLQGFIDFFKEVDCRSLDCAVCGYCDQFAVEVLSFPDPSARTKSLNMLQQLVQDTAERQPKVF, from the coding sequence ATGAAGATATCTGTTCCATATAACGGCGATATCCAGCTTATTGACGAGCTGGGCGGATACGAATATATCAGCTGCTTCTTCGGTGGTTCTTCTCAGGAGGGCTGTGGAAGCGGAAGATCGGCTGCGGCAATGCCGATAAGTACGCGGAGCGATATTGAACAAGCGGTTAAGCGGGCCCATATGTACAACAAAGAGTTTAACTATTTGATGAACAGTTCCTGTCTCGGCAACAGGGAATATGAGGATGAAGGCTACCGACAAATTGTAGATCAAATGGATTGGGCCGCTGAAATAGGTGTGGACTGGATCACCTTAGCCAATCAGCTGCTTGTGGACATTTGCAGGAGAAGACATCCTGAGATCAAAGTGAGCTTGTCCTCCTTTGCGGTGGTCGAAAGTGTGGAACGGGCAAAATACTTTGATTCAATGGGCGTCAAAGAGATCACAGTAAGAGAAAACATAGCCAGAGATTTCAGGCTGCTTGAACGTATACAGAACAGCGTTGAATGTGAAATCCAGGTCATTGTCAATCAGACCTGTCTCTATGAATGTCCAATGCAGGTCTATCATGACAATGTAATGAGCCATGGCTCATCCAACCGTGGAACGGATAACCAAAGCTTTATGGATTATTGCTCCGTCAAATGCACTTACGAGAAATTTAATGATCCAGGGAATATCATGAAGGCGCGCTGGATCAGGCCGGAGGATTTGGCGGAATATGAGAAGATAGGCATACACCGTTTTAAGCTGACGGACCGGTCAAAATCTACTGCCTGGCTGTTGCAGGCGGCAAAAGCCTATCATGATAGGCAGTATCCGGGGAACTTGGCTGATATTTTGAACATCGTTCACACCAACCATCGCAGAACGGCCGGTGCGGTTACACGAGAAAAGGCGTTTTTTTCCCGGCAAACGCAGCAGAGCCGCCAGAGCATCCGTGCCCTGACCTTATTGGATGTTTATATTGACAATTCTAAGCTGCAAGGTTTTATTGATTTTTTCAAAGAAGTCGATTGCCGGTCACTGGATTGTGCGGTATGCGGGTATTGTGATCAATTTGCCGTTGAAGTCCTTTCGTTTCCTGATCCTTCCGCCCGGACCAAGAGCTTAAACATGCTGCAGCAGCTGGTACAAGATACGGCAGAGCGGCAACCAAAGGTTTTCTGA
- a CDS encoding acyl carrier protein, with the protein MQNKEILGKLAAIFSEVLSKEVTMEELDAQADLLEAFHMDSLIALQIIVKIEQQLGIVIEDDDLALELLNDTGKLTAYIEGQSERVSS; encoded by the coding sequence ATGCAGAACAAGGAGATTCTGGGTAAGCTGGCCGCTATTTTTTCAGAGGTCTTGAGCAAGGAGGTTACAATGGAGGAACTGGATGCGCAAGCGGATTTACTTGAAGCGTTCCATATGGATTCACTGATTGCTTTGCAGATTATCGTTAAGATTGAACAACAGCTTGGAATCGTCATTGAAGATGATGACCTGGCACTGGAACTATTAAATGATACCGGAAAATTGACGGCATATATTGAGGGACAGTCGGAAAGGGTGAGCAGCTGA
- a CDS encoding glycosyltransferase has translation MNLLFLSEGAYFAYYQGAVKANRAVFESLAARGHQCRVVHLVDQEDSLLQVEEQLQEHGVNNIIRSAHSLQGTVNGVECHFTTSVMLLYRTAGDLMKKGNPDVVLVNMAYHTMVAAGIKLVAGSATKLVVICHDVITLPFGPHSWIENPLLRQELAQVSGFIGDSDFVAHNITEWGGYTNAVSLRFPIYGDGIFPTFHNFNRGYIAICNPTEIKGLSIFLKLAQAFPDYPFAAVITWGDLKQEEQSALRALPNVTLLEPEREMNLIFEQVRVWLHPSICAEAFGQTVIEAMLRGIPVIASDQGGLMQSKCKVDYNLPVTPITETYKDEATGHTMPVIPEQDTAIWVETLQRLLTDRTLYESISATSKAAAQEFITEAQPEKFELYLENMLQSEMSAR, from the coding sequence ATGAATCTTTTGTTTCTTTCTGAAGGTGCTTATTTTGCCTATTATCAAGGGGCCGTCAAGGCTAACCGTGCAGTATTCGAGTCCCTGGCTGCCAGGGGACATCAATGTAGAGTAGTCCATCTGGTAGACCAGGAAGATTCTCTGTTACAGGTGGAGGAACAGCTGCAGGAGCATGGGGTAAACAATATTATTCGTTCCGCGCATAGTCTTCAGGGGACAGTAAATGGTGTAGAATGCCATTTCACCACGAGTGTTATGCTGTTATACAGAACAGCAGGGGATTTGATGAAAAAAGGCAATCCGGACGTGGTTCTTGTGAATATGGCTTACCACACCATGGTTGCTGCGGGAATAAAGCTCGTGGCTGGAAGCGCAACAAAATTGGTTGTGATTTGTCATGATGTGATCACTCTCCCTTTTGGGCCGCATAGCTGGATCGAAAATCCGCTGCTCCGACAGGAACTTGCCCAGGTCTCCGGCTTTATTGGTGACAGTGATTTCGTAGCTCATAATATCACCGAATGGGGTGGTTATACCAATGCTGTTTCGCTACGTTTCCCAATTTATGGGGATGGTATTTTTCCAACCTTTCATAATTTCAACAGAGGATACATCGCGATATGCAACCCTACAGAGATAAAGGGTTTATCCATTTTTCTGAAGCTGGCTCAAGCTTTTCCGGACTATCCTTTTGCTGCGGTAATTACATGGGGCGATTTGAAGCAGGAGGAACAATCCGCTTTACGTGCTCTGCCTAATGTGACACTGCTTGAACCGGAGCGCGAGATGAATTTGATTTTTGAACAGGTACGAGTGTGGCTTCATCCTTCCATCTGCGCTGAAGCTTTTGGGCAGACAGTAATTGAAGCGATGCTAAGAGGTATTCCTGTTATTGCAAGCGACCAAGGCGGCCTCATGCAATCGAAATGCAAGGTTGACTATAATCTTCCGGTGACGCCGATTACGGAAACTTACAAGGATGAAGCAACAGGACATACAATGCCGGTTATTCCCGAACAGGATACTGCCATATGGGTGGAGACTTTGCAACGGCTGCTGACGGACAGGACACTCTACGAATCCATTTCTGCAACCTCTAAAGCTGCCGCGCAGGAATTTATAACGGAGGCCCAGCCTGAAAAATTCGAACTGTATCTGGAGAATATGCTGCAATCCGAAATGTCAGCAAGGTGA